One window of Sulfurospirillum sp. 1612 genomic DNA carries:
- a CDS encoding cytochrome c oxidase subunit I: MSSTHTSFYQETHTVFGHHDNKFLQWIFSIDHKRIAIMYGIVMFSFFGIAVLIALSMRLELFYPGQQIMGPQTYNEAFTLHGIIMIFIFIVPGIPATLGNFLLPLQIGARDVSFPRLNLLSFWVFVLGIIAVLTSLFWNGNAPDTGWTFYAPYSTKTGSNIVMALTGAYLLGLASILTGINFIATTHRLRAPGMGFFKMPLFVWGLYATSWIQVLATPIVGITLVLVILERVFGVGVFDPTKGGDPVLLENLFWMYSHPAVYLMILPAFGIASEIIPTFCRKPIFGYRAIAISSSMIAFIGYLVWGHHMFTSGESNTVALVFSVLTFLVAVPTSIKFFDWIATMYKASIVFDTPMLWTLGTFITFIIGGMTGLILGAVGVDVYFHDTYFVVAHFHYAILGGVVFLMFAGMHYWFPKVTGKMYNELHGKIAFYIIFVGFNTLWFPMFVAGALGMPRRYFDYLPQFTIYHQIATVGSWIFAFGLIYMFVNLYKGIRKGKPAGPNPWNATTLEWQIPSPPQAENFGTIPYVDFMPYEYIKGEPVHHMDLSVDESKKGAHHE; encoded by the coding sequence ATGAGTAGTACTCACACAAGTTTTTATCAAGAAACCCATACGGTTTTTGGACATCATGACAATAAGTTTTTACAGTGGATTTTTAGTATCGACCACAAAAGAATTGCGATTATGTACGGTATCGTTATGTTTTCGTTTTTTGGCATTGCGGTTTTGATAGCACTGTCCATGCGTTTAGAGTTATTTTATCCAGGGCAACAAATCATGGGTCCACAAACCTACAACGAGGCCTTTACGCTCCATGGTATTATCATGATATTTATCTTCATTGTACCAGGGATTCCTGCGACATTAGGGAACTTCTTGCTTCCCCTGCAAATTGGGGCGCGAGATGTTTCATTTCCAAGACTCAATTTGCTCTCTTTTTGGGTCTTTGTTTTGGGTATTATAGCCGTACTCACATCGCTTTTTTGGAATGGCAATGCTCCCGATACGGGATGGACCTTTTATGCTCCATACAGTACCAAAACAGGCTCTAATATCGTCATGGCCCTAACAGGAGCCTATCTTCTAGGGTTAGCCTCTATTTTAACGGGGATTAACTTTATCGCAACCACACACAGATTGCGAGCACCAGGCATGGGATTTTTCAAAATGCCACTATTTGTTTGGGGTTTGTATGCGACTTCTTGGATTCAAGTTTTAGCGACTCCTATTGTCGGGATTACTCTTGTTTTAGTTATTTTAGAACGTGTTTTTGGCGTGGGCGTTTTTGACCCTACAAAGGGTGGAGATCCGGTTTTATTAGAAAATCTCTTTTGGATGTATTCTCATCCTGCTGTTTATTTGATGATTTTACCAGCCTTTGGTATCGCCTCAGAAATTATCCCGACCTTTTGTAGAAAGCCGATTTTTGGCTATCGTGCCATTGCAATCTCAAGTTCTATGATTGCATTTATCGGATATTTGGTTTGGGGACATCATATGTTTACATCCGGTGAATCCAATACTGTCGCACTTGTCTTTTCTGTTTTGACATTTTTGGTCGCTGTGCCTACGAGTATTAAATTTTTTGACTGGATTGCTACGATGTACAAAGCCTCTATCGTCTTTGATACTCCGATGTTATGGACTTTAGGTACTTTTATCACCTTCATTATCGGGGGTATGACTGGATTGATTTTAGGTGCGGTTGGTGTGGATGTTTATTTTCATGATACCTATTTTGTTGTTGCGCATTTTCACTACGCAATCCTTGGTGGTGTTGTATTCTTGATGTTTGCAGGGATGCACTATTGGTTTCCAAAGGTCACGGGTAAAATGTACAATGAATTGCATGGAAAAATCGCTTTTTACATCATCTTTGTCGGTTTCAACACGCTTTGGTTTCCGATGTTTGTAGCCGGAGCACTAGGCATGCCACGACGTTATTTTGATTATCTGCCACAATTTACAATTTATCATCAAATCGCGACCGTCGGGTCTTGGATTTTTGCATTTGGACTCATTTATATGTTTGTGAATCTCTATAAAGGAATTAGAAAAGGTAAACCTGCGGGTCCAAATCCTTGGAATGCTACCACATTAGAGTGGCAAATACCTTCTCCGCCACAAGCTGAGAATTTTGGTACGATTCCTTATGTTGACTTTATGCCTTATGAATACATCAAAGGAGAACCCGTACATCATATGGATTTGTCTGTAGATGAGAGTAAAAAAGGAGCCCATCATGAGTGA
- a CDS encoding SCO family protein, with the protein MRKKLIIIFSAIVIIAGLVFVGLPYYQNQKLIQRYAFTMDSASGKVSLKDFKGKIVILYFGYMYCPDICPTTLSMVSDALHKLPKEEAKRFQLLFVSVDPDRDTLKNLKAYANYFYPTAMGLTSTKANLKAVSRTFGAYYSKIYDKGSKTQYTVAHTSSVYIINTQGILEKTIPHTEDENVFLKAFKTALIKNR; encoded by the coding sequence ATGAGAAAAAAGTTAATTATTATATTTTCAGCGATTGTTATCATCGCGGGGTTGGTTTTTGTTGGATTGCCTTATTATCAAAATCAAAAGCTAATCCAGCGCTATGCTTTCACGATGGATTCTGCAAGTGGCAAGGTTAGTTTAAAGGACTTTAAAGGCAAGATTGTCATTTTATATTTTGGCTATATGTATTGTCCTGATATTTGTCCCACTACACTTAGCATGGTGAGTGATGCGCTTCATAAGCTTCCAAAAGAAGAGGCCAAAAGATTTCAATTACTTTTTGTGAGTGTCGATCCTGACCGGGATACGCTAAAAAATCTAAAAGCGTACGCGAACTATTTCTATCCTACAGCGATGGGCTTAACGTCAACAAAAGCTAATCTTAAAGCAGTGAGTCGAACGTTTGGAGCATATTATTCTAAGATTTACGATAAGGGCTCAAAAACCCAATATACTGTCGCACATACCTCATCAGTATATATTATCAATACCCAAGGTATCTTAGAGAAGACAATACCTCACACGGAGGATGAAAATGTCTTCTTGAAAGCTTTTAAAACCGCATTAATCAAAAACCGCTAG
- the trpC gene encoding indole-3-glycerol phosphate synthase TrpC has product MILDDIIKKTKEDLEIRKEEFSMDWLGRSLAYNPFPPRDVMEALTTTKEEPYRIIAEVKKASPSKGVIREDFDPLQIAKDYEAGGANAISVLTEPHFFQGNIEYLTMLRRYTSLPLLRKDFIIDEYQILEAAVYGADFILLIAKALEKKTLKRLLEYAWHLGLNALVEIHDKDDLTKAIFAGAEIIGINHRNLETFEMDMKLSETLIPMIPNGKVLVAESGLSEKSTLEELHHIGVDAFLIGEFFMRQEDITSALAHFKEA; this is encoded by the coding sequence ATGATATTAGATGACATAATCAAAAAAACAAAAGAAGATTTAGAGATTCGAAAAGAAGAATTTTCGATGGATTGGCTAGGGCGTAGTTTGGCGTACAATCCCTTTCCTCCTAGAGATGTTATGGAGGCCTTAACCACGACCAAAGAGGAGCCCTACCGCATCATTGCAGAGGTCAAAAAAGCAAGTCCGAGCAAAGGAGTGATTCGTGAAGATTTCGATCCCTTGCAGATTGCAAAAGATTACGAAGCCGGTGGTGCCAATGCGATTTCTGTCTTGACAGAGCCACATTTTTTTCAAGGAAATATCGAATATTTGACGATGCTCAGACGATACACCTCCTTGCCTCTTTTGCGTAAAGACTTTATTATAGATGAGTATCAGATTCTCGAAGCAGCGGTGTATGGCGCCGATTTTATTTTATTGATTGCCAAAGCGCTCGAGAAAAAAACATTAAAAAGATTGTTGGAATATGCGTGGCATTTAGGGTTAAATGCCTTGGTTGAGATTCATGATAAAGATGATTTAACAAAAGCGATTTTTGCTGGAGCTGAGATTATTGGTATCAATCATCGAAATTTGGAGACATTTGAGATGGACATGAAACTGAGTGAAACATTGATTCCGATGATTCCTAACGGTAAAGTTTTAGTAGCCGAGAGTGGTTTGTCTGAAAAATCCACACTTGAGGAGTTGCATCACATTGGTGTTGATGCCTTCTTGATAGGAGAATTTTTTATGAGACAAGAAGATATCACTAGTGCGCTTGCTCATTTTAAAGAGGCGTAA
- the mnmH gene encoding tRNA 2-selenouridine(34) synthase MnmH: MLQTISTETFLREEETYDLIIDARSPAEYHHSKIPNAINLYALSDEEHHEVGYIHKQQSKNDAKLKGASYICCNAARHIYTLNKQCKIGSKIAIYCARGGLRSASLATIFSNIGYRVDRLELGYKGYRSAVVSYLDTFDQGNFIVLGGNTGCGKTQLLQHLDNAIDLEGLANHLGSTFGYIKGEQPSQKEFQNRLFWVLNRIDWNKPVFIEGESKRIGTVILPDLLYRKMGEGKRIEITAPIEQRVARILRDYEQIDDAFFYHAMDTITPYIKKIAKQQAIAYYQEKNLAKVAEILLLDYYDNVYKKPQKIDFSINNSDINVTLSKLNNILDTL, from the coding sequence ATGTTACAAACAATTAGCACAGAGACTTTTTTGCGTGAAGAAGAGACGTATGATTTGATTATTGATGCGAGAAGCCCTGCTGAATATCATCATTCAAAAATTCCTAATGCGATTAACCTCTATGCACTCAGTGATGAAGAACATCATGAAGTAGGATACATTCATAAGCAACAATCCAAGAATGATGCAAAATTAAAAGGGGCAAGCTATATTTGTTGCAATGCAGCCCGACATATTTATACCCTGAATAAACAGTGTAAAATTGGATCTAAGATTGCTATATATTGTGCAAGAGGTGGACTTCGATCGGCCTCTTTGGCTACTATATTTTCAAATATTGGATATCGTGTTGATCGATTGGAATTGGGGTACAAGGGTTACCGAAGTGCTGTCGTGTCCTATTTGGATACTTTTGATCAGGGGAATTTTATCGTCTTAGGCGGTAATACAGGATGCGGGAAAACTCAATTGCTACAACATTTAGATAATGCCATCGATTTGGAGGGTTTAGCCAACCATCTTGGTTCAACTTTTGGATATATAAAAGGCGAGCAACCTTCTCAAAAAGAGTTTCAAAATAGATTATTTTGGGTGCTCAATCGCATTGATTGGAATAAGCCTGTGTTTATTGAAGGAGAAAGCAAACGCATTGGTACGGTGATTTTACCTGATTTGCTTTATAGGAAAATGGGAGAAGGAAAGCGTATCGAAATTACGGCGCCTATTGAACAACGTGTTGCACGAATTTTACGTGATTATGAACAGATAGATGATGCATTTTTTTATCACGCGATGGATACCATCACCCCCTACATCAAAAAAATTGCTAAACAACAAGCGATTGCTTATTATCAAGAAAAAAATCTTGCAAAAGTAGCGGAAATTTTATTGTTAGATTATTATGATAATGTTTACAAAAAACCACAAAAAATAGATTTTAGTATTAATAATAGTGATATAAATGTGACTTTATCAAAATTAAATAATATTTTGGATACCTTATAA
- a CDS encoding cytochrome c oxidase subunit 3, with the protein MSDVKTYEPEIIFDKQGNPHEVVDWDHDYEGAKLGFWIFLLTEMMIFGSLFLVYTFYSYQHGAQFSAASIHMNRLLGGINTFILLISTLTMGLSLANLRNGHVAVCKKYIWATIILATLFLAIKYTEWTLEIGEGFYPGSPSADLAALGHGGKLFFGLYFTMTGLHGVHIIVGIGVMLWLLSLINRGKITPENFVVLENTALYWDFVHIVWIFVFPIFYLIY; encoded by the coding sequence ATGAGTGATGTTAAAACCTATGAACCAGAAATTATTTTTGATAAACAAGGCAATCCCCATGAGGTTGTCGATTGGGATCATGATTATGAAGGTGCCAAACTGGGTTTTTGGATATTTCTACTCACTGAGATGATGATTTTCGGATCACTGTTCTTGGTTTATACCTTCTATTCCTATCAGCATGGCGCTCAGTTTTCAGCCGCTTCGATTCATATGAATCGTCTTTTAGGGGGTATTAATACTTTTATATTATTAATCAGCACCTTAACGATGGGACTCTCATTGGCCAATCTTAGGAATGGCCATGTTGCAGTATGCAAAAAATATATTTGGGCCACCATCATCTTGGCAACTCTCTTTTTGGCCATCAAATATACAGAGTGGACACTAGAGATAGGTGAGGGATTCTATCCCGGTTCTCCTTCTGCTGATTTAGCAGCATTAGGGCATGGTGGAAAGCTATTTTTTGGACTGTACTTTACCATGACAGGATTACATGGTGTGCATATTATCGTGGGCATTGGTGTGATGTTGTGGCTTTTGAGTCTGATTAATCGTGGCAAAATCACTCCAGAGAACTTTGTCGTTCTTGAGAATACTGCCTTATATTGGGATTTTGTTCATATCGTATGGATATTTGTATTTCCTATATTTTATTTGATTTATTAA
- a CDS encoding copper chaperone PCu(A)C has product MFKIVMLFSIAMSTVLLAGNIEVKDAYVRAVPPNLPNSASFMTIINNGATAVDLTRADSTLADTLELHEHTMKNGMMVMAQVPKITIPAHGSVMLKPGGYHIMIIGLKKPIKPHDSVKMINLHFSDGETLTLKNVPVKSVMGGMKMKNMKMNGMKMNGMKSN; this is encoded by the coding sequence ATGTTCAAAATAGTTATGTTGTTTTCTATCGCAATGTCTACGGTGCTTTTAGCTGGCAATATCGAAGTCAAAGATGCTTATGTTAGGGCAGTTCCGCCTAATTTACCCAATTCAGCTTCTTTCATGACAATCATCAACAATGGTGCCACGGCGGTGGATTTAACTCGTGCGGATTCCACACTTGCTGATACCTTAGAGCTTCATGAACACACTATGAAAAACGGTATGATGGTGATGGCTCAAGTGCCAAAAATCACAATCCCCGCTCATGGTAGTGTGATGTTAAAACCGGGTGGATATCATATCATGATCATTGGTCTTAAAAAACCAATAAAGCCTCATGATAGTGTTAAAATGATAAACCTACATTTTTCAGATGGTGAAACTCTCACGCTAAAAAATGTGCCCGTAAAGAGTGTGATGGGTGGCATGAAAATGAAAAATATGAAGATGAACGGTATGAAAATGAACGGTATGAAAAGTAATTAA
- a CDS encoding bifunctional diguanylate cyclase/phosphohydrolase, with protein sequence MAILWTLANILFFTFQIKNENKNIINTRILQTQTATKEAAHLLDWSFNQKIKYPNAQSNLSYSLSYLLEKINKNKNIDLSVNSFFYKDELEAMTQRRAKTIKKMQQTKQEHHSVISGKHNSTYVYTITPLLATKSCLLCHIHDDAKEGDVIGSVEAKMLVPSFKDLNQKRYYNLILIYIMTWIVGLIVIYWINHNSKKYLNAKMKDYEENIYLLTDMMERRDTYTAGHSRRVAHYATEIAKVMNLSKENVALLFRASMLHDLGKIEIPDAILLKPDRLSTAEYELIKTHALFSAELLSHGPFKELSTIVLHHHERFDGQGYPHGLKGKHIPLLSQIIAVADAFDAITTNRAYKSARSKRDALKILEQEKGKQFNPDIVDAALPVLETIKIDTLTRQLPENKLDEMRFCYYLKDQLTGCYNINHLKVLLTKFTEYQSLNAYHLTLKNLTAYNKRYGWKKGDRLLKDLAALLMQHYPTSTIIRFFGDHFLIVNIDQNTILDTTLFDTFLNGYDVEITSNYIDFLKDNINNTDKLENMIFNQS encoded by the coding sequence ATGGCTATTCTTTGGACTCTTGCGAATATCTTGTTCTTCACCTTTCAAATCAAAAATGAAAACAAAAATATTATCAATACTCGTATTTTGCAAACACAAACCGCTACAAAAGAAGCAGCCCATCTACTTGATTGGAGTTTCAACCAAAAGATTAAATATCCCAATGCACAATCAAATCTCTCCTATTCTTTAAGCTATTTACTTGAAAAAATCAATAAAAATAAAAATATTGATTTGAGCGTAAATAGTTTTTTTTACAAAGATGAGCTTGAGGCTATGACACAACGACGCGCCAAGACAATTAAAAAAATGCAACAAACCAAACAAGAACATCATAGTGTTATCTCAGGTAAACATAATAGTACGTATGTCTACACAATCACTCCGCTACTTGCTACAAAAAGCTGCCTTTTGTGCCATATCCATGATGATGCGAAAGAAGGTGATGTTATTGGGAGTGTTGAAGCTAAAATGCTAGTCCCCTCTTTCAAAGATTTAAATCAAAAGCGCTATTATAATCTGATTTTGATTTATATCATGACATGGATTGTGGGCTTAATTGTCATTTACTGGATCAATCACAACAGCAAAAAATATCTCAACGCAAAAATGAAAGATTATGAAGAGAATATTTATCTATTAACCGATATGATGGAGCGTCGTGACACTTACACAGCAGGACACAGCAGGCGTGTCGCACACTACGCCACAGAGATTGCCAAAGTGATGAATCTGAGCAAAGAAAACGTGGCACTACTTTTTCGGGCATCGATGTTGCATGATCTTGGTAAAATAGAGATTCCTGATGCCATTTTACTAAAACCTGATCGATTAAGTACCGCCGAATATGAGCTTATTAAAACGCATGCACTCTTCAGTGCTGAACTCTTATCTCATGGGCCATTTAAAGAGCTCTCCACCATCGTTTTGCATCATCATGAGCGCTTTGATGGCCAAGGATATCCTCATGGATTAAAAGGAAAACACATTCCCCTCCTCTCTCAAATTATCGCAGTAGCCGATGCATTTGATGCCATCACCACAAACCGAGCTTATAAAAGTGCTCGTAGCAAGAGAGACGCGTTAAAGATATTAGAACAAGAGAAGGGAAAACAGTTTAATCCCGATATCGTTGATGCGGCTTTGCCGGTTTTAGAAACAATCAAAATCGATACATTAACACGACAACTACCAGAAAACAAGCTGGATGAAATGCGATTTTGTTACTATCTCAAAGACCAACTCACCGGTTGTTACAATATTAATCACCTAAAGGTCCTCTTGACAAAATTCACAGAGTATCAATCTCTCAATGCCTACCACCTTACCCTTAAAAATTTAACTGCTTACAACAAACGATACGGTTGGAAAAAAGGTGATAGGTTACTCAAGGATTTAGCCGCTCTTTTGATGCAACATTATCCAACATCTACGATTATCAGATTTTTTGGAGATCATTTTTTGATTGTCAATATAGATCAAAATACGATTTTAGATACCACGTTATTTGATACATTTCTCAACGGTTATGACGTAGAAATCACCTCTAATTATATTGATTTTCTGAAAGACAATATCAACAATACAGATAAGCTTGAAAATATGATATTTAATCAATCATGA
- a CDS encoding cytochrome C oxidase subunit IV family protein — protein MTSNSNENYHMIDTAIYYKVFGLLLILTTATILQPIVFHTDLQNTYAIQMLISFTKVALVVSYYMHIKGSKPFYKRLVFGTTALLFSMYIIMAIDTYARHTNSDIFN, from the coding sequence ATGACATCAAATTCAAATGAAAATTATCATATGATTGACACGGCAATCTATTACAAAGTTTTTGGACTGTTGTTGATTTTAACAACGGCCACCATCTTGCAGCCTATCGTTTTTCATACCGATTTACAAAACACTTATGCGATTCAAATGTTGATTTCATTTACAAAGGTCGCTTTGGTTGTCTCTTATTATATGCACATAAAAGGCTCAAAACCTTTTTATAAGCGATTGGTTTTTGGTACGACCGCGTTATTGTTTAGTATGTATATTATCATGGCTATTGATACGTATGCGAGACATACTAATAGTGATATATTTAATTAG
- a CDS encoding protoheme IX farnesyltransferase, producing MMKTAILVNKQRAGIKDYIALTKAYLSFAVMIPGALAYLLFAKEITLDFWLSITAIFLLALGVSALNQFQERGLDALMPRTKNRPLVQGSISEKGALGIIVGLIGGASIIEYYVLGFSGVLIFASVVVLYNMIYTPMKRTSAYAVFPGAILGVIPTILCTMAANFSLLHPAFLVIAWFYFIWQIPHFWLLVLIYQDDYNKAKFPNMANVVGAQSLSHITYVWILLTIISALMVVSFFIPKSIIIFTIVIGHSLFLAYKSFPLLQNDTYLNKKRCKKIFMQLNLYTLAVVVFLVVDRWLIR from the coding sequence ATGATGAAAACAGCAATTTTAGTCAATAAACAAAGGGCGGGTATCAAAGATTATATCGCCCTAACCAAAGCATATTTATCTTTTGCTGTAATGATACCAGGAGCCTTGGCATATCTCTTGTTTGCGAAAGAAATCACATTGGACTTTTGGCTCTCTATTACAGCGATATTTTTATTGGCACTCGGTGTGAGTGCCCTCAATCAATTTCAAGAAAGAGGGCTTGATGCGTTGATGCCACGAACCAAAAACCGGCCACTCGTACAGGGAAGTATTAGTGAAAAAGGAGCACTTGGTATTATTGTTGGATTGATTGGTGGCGCTTCTATTATCGAATATTATGTACTCGGTTTTAGTGGCGTTTTGATCTTTGCCTCGGTTGTTGTTTTATACAATATGATCTATACACCCATGAAGCGTACGAGTGCTTATGCCGTATTTCCGGGGGCAATTTTAGGTGTTATTCCCACCATACTTTGTACTATGGCAGCAAATTTTAGTTTACTCCACCCTGCCTTCTTGGTGATTGCTTGGTTTTATTTTATCTGGCAAATTCCTCATTTTTGGCTTTTAGTACTCATCTATCAAGATGATTACAATAAGGCAAAATTTCCCAATATGGCTAATGTTGTCGGTGCACAATCGCTCTCGCACATCACTTATGTGTGGATTCTATTGACTATTATCAGCGCTTTGATGGTGGTTTCATTTTTTATCCCCAAAAGTATCATTATCTTTACGATAGTGATAGGACACTCTCTCTTTTTGGCATACAAGAGTTTTCCACTTCTTCAAAACGATACTTATCTGAATAAAAAACGTTGCAAGAAAATCTTTATGCAGCTCAATCTTTATACTTTAGCTGTGGTTGTATTTTTAGTCGTCGATCGTTGGTTAATCCGCTAG
- a CDS encoding HIT family protein produces the protein MDYLYAPWRTEYVTGKKSDCVFCDIAQDEAHDEDNSVLYRDSQCFVVMNKYPYTPGHLLVVPLKHTDAIENLDEAVWLHMSKVVRQCSAMLRKAFRADGINIGMNLGKAAGAGIAEHVHYHIMPRWLGDTNFITTIADTRVFSNDFQKIYTELKKNIDAYVTNN, from the coding sequence ATGGACTATTTATATGCCCCTTGGCGAACAGAATATGTGACGGGGAAGAAAAGCGATTGTGTGTTTTGCGATATTGCTCAAGATGAAGCACATGATGAAGACAACAGTGTGTTGTATCGAGATTCACAGTGTTTTGTCGTCATGAACAAGTATCCTTATACTCCTGGGCATCTCCTTGTTGTACCGTTAAAACATACTGATGCAATAGAAAACTTAGATGAAGCGGTCTGGCTTCATATGAGTAAAGTAGTGCGACAATGCAGTGCGATGTTGCGAAAAGCATTTAGGGCTGATGGGATCAATATTGGGATGAATCTTGGCAAAGCAGCAGGAGCGGGGATTGCTGAGCACGTTCATTATCATATCATGCCCCGTTGGCTTGGTGATACGAATTTTATTACGACGATTGCCGATACACGAGTTTTTTCCAATGATTTTCAAAAAATTTATACAGAACTGAAAAAGAATATAGACGCTTATGTTACAAACAATTAG
- a CDS encoding SCO family protein — translation MKKVLLVVLIFGTIFLQADTPNKNGKVGTYEKLGHFVPLDLRFTDEHGVTKSLKEFVDGKPTVISVNYFHCPGICGPQIDSLTKSLGNLKLKEGKEYNALTISFVTTDTPKDAMVFKKNHTQVIKKSFDADAWHFLVTDNNQTMHTFLESLGYEYKKIVNKQGFIDYIHPTDLAIISPKGKITRYLEGIQYLPFDLQMALTEAGAGTVRPTITRALAFCYSFDPQSSKYVVQYKKIFGLVVSIFLIIIFLYFFITGKKHRKGDKVDE, via the coding sequence ATGAAAAAAGTTTTACTTGTTGTGCTGATTTTTGGCACGATTTTTTTACAAGCTGACACTCCAAATAAAAACGGAAAAGTCGGGACATATGAGAAACTGGGGCATTTTGTGCCACTAGATCTTCGTTTTACGGATGAACATGGGGTGACTAAGAGTCTGAAAGAGTTTGTTGATGGAAAACCGACGGTTATTTCGGTTAACTATTTCCACTGCCCTGGTATTTGCGGCCCTCAAATTGATAGTTTGACCAAATCATTGGGAAACTTGAAGTTAAAAGAAGGCAAAGAATATAATGCGCTTACGATTAGTTTTGTCACCACCGATACGCCAAAAGATGCGATGGTTTTCAAAAAAAATCACACGCAAGTCATCAAAAAAAGCTTTGATGCAGATGCGTGGCACTTTTTGGTCACAGACAATAACCAAACCATGCACACCTTTTTAGAATCATTGGGGTATGAATATAAAAAAATTGTCAATAAGCAAGGTTTTATAGATTACATTCACCCTACAGATTTGGCCATCATCTCTCCAAAAGGAAAGATTACACGTTATCTTGAGGGGATTCAATACTTACCTTTTGATTTACAAATGGCATTGACAGAAGCAGGAGCAGGCACAGTGCGACCTACGATTACACGCGCTTTGGCTTTTTGCTATTCGTTTGATCCACAAAGTAGCAAATATGTAGTGCAATATAAAAAAATATTTGGTTTGGTCGTCTCAATATTTTTAATCATCATATTTTTATATTTTTTCATTACGGGAAAGAAACACAGAAAAGGAGATAAGGTAGATGAGTAG
- the coxB gene encoding cytochrome c oxidase subunit II — protein sequence MNKYLINGIEGVSSFASQVDMAMLVVFGITTVVFLIVIGVMFYFAYKYSSKRHARKDIVNIEHNSKLEIAWTILPMFLLAIMFYYGMTSLKIIREVPKDNMEVKVTGQMWFWTHEYPNGKVTTDLYVPIGKNVKLDITAKTNDVLHSYYIPAFRFKQDAVPGYVYHSWFNPTKLGVYDIECAEYCGVGHSRMLAKVHVLSQKDFDAWYNSDKKTPFSKESKTKENPGLALLKSNGCLGCHSLDGSPLVGPSYKGLFGRKTKVLVNGKVEEVVANAQYLKESILKPNAKVVEGFTPGMMSSYKGVLSDKQIDQIIDYLKNGDKPKKVDIKEKATSLLQSNGCLGCHSLDGSKLIGPSYKGMYGHKTKVLVKGKEEDVVANDAYLKESILDPDAKIVKGYSGGMMAPYRGILSDDDINTLIQYFKTLKD from the coding sequence TTGAATAAATATTTAATAAATGGAATAGAAGGCGTATCAAGTTTTGCTTCTCAGGTAGATATGGCAATGCTTGTAGTATTTGGGATTACTACCGTCGTGTTTCTCATCGTTATTGGTGTGATGTTTTACTTCGCATACAAATATAGCAGTAAACGACATGCACGGAAGGATATTGTCAATATTGAGCACAACAGTAAGCTTGAAATTGCTTGGACCATTCTCCCGATGTTTTTGCTTGCTATTATGTTTTATTACGGTATGACAAGTTTAAAAATCATTAGAGAAGTCCCAAAAGATAATATGGAAGTAAAAGTCACCGGGCAAATGTGGTTTTGGACACATGAATATCCAAATGGAAAAGTCACTACAGATCTTTATGTGCCAATCGGTAAAAATGTCAAACTCGATATTACAGCGAAGACCAATGATGTATTACACAGTTATTATATTCCGGCTTTTCGATTCAAACAAGATGCCGTACCGGGATATGTGTATCACTCATGGTTCAACCCTACAAAATTGGGTGTTTATGATATTGAATGTGCTGAATATTGTGGTGTGGGACATTCTCGTATGTTGGCAAAAGTTCATGTGCTCAGCCAAAAAGACTTTGATGCTTGGTACAACAGTGATAAGAAAACACCTTTTAGCAAAGAGAGTAAAACTAAAGAAAATCCAGGTCTTGCCTTGCTCAAATCAAATGGCTGCCTTGGCTGTCACTCATTAGATGGCTCTCCTTTAGTAGGCCCAAGCTACAAGGGATTATTTGGACGCAAAACAAAAGTCCTCGTCAATGGAAAAGTAGAAGAAGTGGTCGCAAATGCACAGTATCTCAAAGAGTCAATTTTAAAACCTAATGCCAAAGTGGTAGAGGGCTTTACACCGGGTATGATGAGCTCATACAAAGGCGTGCTCAGCGATAAACAGATTGACCAAATTATTGACTATCTAAAAAATGGGGATAAACCAAAAAAAGTGGATATCAAAGAAAAAGCTACAAGCCTTCTTCAATCAAACGGTTGTTTAGGGTGTCACTCTTTGGATGGTTCAAAGTTAATCGGTCCAAGTTACAAGGGGATGTATGGACATAAAACCAAAGTCCTCGTTAAGGGTAAAGAGGAGGATGTCGTCGCTAATGATGCCTACCTCAAGGAATCAATTTTAGATCCTGATGCAAAAATTGTAAAAGGATACAGTGGTGGCATGATGGCACCTTATCGAGGCATCTTGAGCGATGATGATATCAATACCTTGATACAATATTTTAAAACGCTTAAAGATTAG